The window CGAGAAGCGCAAGCCCGACTTCAAGGGGCGGTAACGACCGAGCGGACCTTGCGCGGGGCGGCGCGCCAGATGGCGAAGGCGCTGACGAAGCAGCAGACCAGCGCGAATATCCAGGCCGGATCGTAGCTGCCGGTGGCGTCGAAGATCACGCCGGCGATGAAGGGGCCCGCTGCGCCGCCGCCGATGGCGGCCACGTTCATCGCCCCGAAGATCGTGCCGAAATGCGGCCCCTCGAAGATCTCGGCCATGATCGGTCCCAGTACGGACGTATAGGCGTAACCCAGAAAGCCCTGGCCGAAGACCATGACGTAGAGCAGCAGCTCGGTCGGCCACACTTTCAGCGCCAGCAGGGCCGCGTAGGTGATGGCGAAACCAAGGCTGGCGAGCGCCCAGACGCCTTCGCGGCCGATCCTGTCCGACAGCGCCCCCAGCGCGATCTGACCGGGAATGGCGACGACCGCGACGAAGCCGAGCGCCCAGGCCGCGTCGATGGGGTTGAAACCGATCTCCAGCAGGTACTTTGTCTGGTGCACCTGTACCGCGTACCAGGCGACGAGGGCGGTGAAGAATCCGAGCGCGACCCACCAGAACCGCGCCGTCCGGACCGCGCGGCCCAGCGTCCACTCCACGGCCACCCATTCGGGATCCACGATGCGATAGCGCTGGCCGCCGTCGTCGGTCTCGCCGGGCGCGGGCTTGCGCCCGTCGGGCTGCAGGCCGAGATCCTGCGGGCGCTTGCGCACCAGCAGGTTGATGGGCACCAGCAGCACCAGGGTCAGGATGCCGAGCGTGTAGCAGGCCTCGCGCCAGCCCTCGGCCACGATGATCTGCTGGAAGGCGGGCAATACCAGGATCGCGCCGACTCCGACGCCGCTGAAGGCCAGGCTGATGGCCAGTCCCCGGCGGCGCTGGAACCAGTTCGGCAGGTACATCGACTGCACCGTGTAGCTCATCAGGTTCGCACCGACGCCAACCAGCACGCCGACGGTCAGGTAGAGCTGCCAGGGTTCGGCGACCTGCGTCGCCAGGATCATGCCGGCGCCGACCGACAGGGCGCCCATCTGGATGACCAGCCGGGGTCCCTTCCGGTCGACAAGCCGGCCCGCGATCGGGCTGAACAGCGCCGACATCAGGAATCCTGTCGAGAAGGCCCCGGCGACGACCGCGCGCTCCCAGCCGTACTCGTCCAGGATGGGCGGCAGCAGCAGCGAGAAGGAGGTCCGGGCGCTGACGGACACCGCCATGGTGACGAACGCCACCGCGACGATGACCCAGCCGTAGAAAAAGGGCAGGCGGCTGAACATGGCGCGATCTTATGCCAGCGCCGGAAGGGCTGTTATCCCGTTTCTTGCGCAGGGCTGCGCTGCAAAAGCGGAACGCGCGCCGCCCCGGGGGACGACGCGCGCTCGCGAAAGATCTCCGGTTGTTGTGCCCGGGCTACTCGCCGGCGGCCTTGAGCTGGGGCTGCTCGACGGGCTTGCGGCTCTCCTCGGCGCCGAATTCCTGGATCTCGCCGGCGACGCGGCCGCCGCCCTCGATCTCCACGTCGCCATAGCGCAGCGTGCCCTTCAGCTTGCCTGTGCTGCGCACGATCAGCTTGCCGCGGCAGTTCAGCGTGCCGTCGAACTGTCCCGCGATATCGGCCTCCTCGACATTGCATTCGCCGGAGAAGGTGCCGTTGTTGCTGACCTGGAAGCGCCTGGCCTCGACGCGGGCGTCGACGGCCCCCTCGATCACCAGTTCGGCGCAGTTCGTGATCTCGCCCTTCAGCTTGATCCCCTCGCCGACCAGCAGCCGGCTCTGCTCTTCCTTCGCCGTCTCATCCTTGTGCGCCGGCGCGCGGGGTTCGGATGCCGCACTTGCGGCCGCCGGTGCGGCCGGCGTGCGCGGGATGTCGGGCCGCGGCCGCCGGGCGAGCAGGTCCTCGGCGGGACGCGGTGTGCTCGTCTTGGGCAAGCGCGGCGCGTCCTCCTTCGCCTCGCCGGTTTCGGTGTTGCCGTTCTGGCCACTCTGCTTCTTGCTGAACATCGGCTGGGCGCCCCCATGTCTGCCGTTCACCACATCTGACGTTATCCATAGTCCGCGGCGAAGGCGGCGACAATTGGGCGGATCGAGGAAATTGCTGTATATCCGGTGATTATTCTGTGACGGGGAGGATCAGATGCGCGACGCCTACATCATCGGTAGTTTTTCCACACGCTTTCAGAAATGGCCCGACAAGTCCTTCAAGGATCTGACGCGGGAGGCCTATCTGGGCGCTCTGGCCGACGCCGGCATGGAGAACGGCGACGACATCGAGTTCGGCTGGTTCGGCAATTGCGGCATGTGGCTGCACAACGATCAGGGCTCGATTCGCGGCCAGGTCTGCTTCACGCCGCTGGTCAACGAGGGACTGTTCCCCGCCCGCGTGCCGATGATCAACGTGGAAGGCGCCTGCGCCACCGCGTCCATGGCGCTGCACGGGGCCTGGAAGGACATTCTCTCCGGCCAGACCGACGTCAGTCTGGCGCTGGGCGTGGAGAAGATCTGGATCCCCGACGAGCCGGAAAAGATCCAGCGCAGCTTCTACGCCGGCATCGACAATTTCGATGCCGATGAGTGGATGGAATACTACAAGGCGGCGGGCGAAGAGGCCGGCAAGGAATTCGAGACCGGGCCGAACCGTACGGTCTTCATGGACACCTACGCCATGCAGGCCTGCTATCACATGAAGAAGCACGGCACGACACAGCGCCAGATCGCCGCCGGCGCCGCCAAGAACCACAATTACGGGGCGAAGAATCCGAACGCCCAGTACCAGTTCGAGATGTCGGTCGACCAGGTGATGCAGGACCGGCCCGTCAGCTATCCCCTGACCCGGGCCATGTGCTCGCCCATCGGCGACGGCGCGGCGGCGGCGGTCGTGGTCTCGGAGGACTATTTCCAGGGCCTGCCGCAGGCGGTGAAGGACCGGGCGGTGAAGATCCGCGCCAACGCGCTGTCGGGCGGCAAGTACAAGAAGCTCGACGAACCGTCGCTGTCCATGACGGCAGCGAAGAAGGCCTACTCGATGGCCGACCTGAAGCCCGACGACATCCAGGTTGCCGAGGTCCACGACGCCACCAGCTTCTGCGAAGTACTGCAGGTCGAGATGATGGGCTTCTGCGACATCGGCGAGGGCGGCCGCTTCATCGAGGCCGGCGAGACCGGGCCGGGCGGTAAGGTGCCGGTGAACACCTCCGGCGGCCTCGTCTCCAAGGGCCATCCGGTGGGCGCGACGGGCCTGTCGATGATCTACGAACTCACGACCCAGCTGCGCGGCGAGGCCGGCGAGCGGCAGGTGCCCGACGCCCGCATCGCGCTGGCCGAGAACGGCGGCGGCGTCATGGGCTTCGAGGAGGCGGCCTGCTCGGTCACGATCCTGGAACGCGCGCGGGACTGAAACCGGTGGCCCGCGGCGTATCGTTGTCGCCAGTCGAC is drawn from Minwuia thermotolerans and contains these coding sequences:
- a CDS encoding MFS transporter, which codes for MFSRLPFFYGWVIVAVAFVTMAVSVSARTSFSLLLPPILDEYGWERAVVAGAFSTGFLMSALFSPIAGRLVDRKGPRLVIQMGALSVGAGMILATQVAEPWQLYLTVGVLVGVGANLMSYTVQSMYLPNWFQRRRGLAISLAFSGVGVGAILVLPAFQQIIVAEGWREACYTLGILTLVLLVPINLLVRKRPQDLGLQPDGRKPAPGETDDGGQRYRIVDPEWVAVEWTLGRAVRTARFWWVALGFFTALVAWYAVQVHQTKYLLEIGFNPIDAAWALGFVAVVAIPGQIALGALSDRIGREGVWALASLGFAITYAALLALKVWPTELLLYVMVFGQGFLGYAYTSVLGPIMAEIFEGPHFGTIFGAMNVAAIGGGAAGPFIAGVIFDATGSYDPAWIFALVCCFVSAFAIWRAAPRKVRSVVTAP
- a CDS encoding bactofilin family protein; amino-acid sequence: MFSKKQSGQNGNTETGEAKEDAPRLPKTSTPRPAEDLLARRPRPDIPRTPAAPAAASAASEPRAPAHKDETAKEEQSRLLVGEGIKLKGEITNCAELVIEGAVDARVEARRFQVSNNGTFSGECNVEEADIAGQFDGTLNCRGKLIVRSTGKLKGTLRYGDVEIEGGGRVAGEIQEFGAEESRKPVEQPQLKAAGE
- a CDS encoding thiolase family protein; translation: MRDAYIIGSFSTRFQKWPDKSFKDLTREAYLGALADAGMENGDDIEFGWFGNCGMWLHNDQGSIRGQVCFTPLVNEGLFPARVPMINVEGACATASMALHGAWKDILSGQTDVSLALGVEKIWIPDEPEKIQRSFYAGIDNFDADEWMEYYKAAGEEAGKEFETGPNRTVFMDTYAMQACYHMKKHGTTQRQIAAGAAKNHNYGAKNPNAQYQFEMSVDQVMQDRPVSYPLTRAMCSPIGDGAAAAVVVSEDYFQGLPQAVKDRAVKIRANALSGGKYKKLDEPSLSMTAAKKAYSMADLKPDDIQVAEVHDATSFCEVLQVEMMGFCDIGEGGRFIEAGETGPGGKVPVNTSGGLVSKGHPVGATGLSMIYELTTQLRGEAGERQVPDARIALAENGGGVMGFEEAACSVTILERARD